The Methanoculleus marisnigri JR1 genome window below encodes:
- a CDS encoding CDP-glycerol glycerophosphotransferase family protein yields the protein MVPRSIVNDVRSLAYDIATLIVSALSQFIPKNDHKILFFSAPDFSDNAKYVYDKMLESGFNETYQLIWCVYSPAPANHVIRRSREYLYHALTAKYIISTHGTPAWKSRNQVSIELWHGLPLKTIGHFADTDYPNAAARLSAAQRLRGFANSVDYLITTSEFERMIFSSAFLIDPGRVLILGQPRCDALYRPGASGIDALCRILDRNDIVRKRNLLYLPTFREYDSGASRKILEEILASEKFRRFVKDENLLFICKPHSHDEGAFQAYNGEHIHILLNDDLQKSGNTIYDFLNAVDILVTDYSSVYFDYLHLNRPIVFHVPDIEDYRAQRGFILEPFRDWAPGEISTDVDELIGALTSTLAGPDRWEPERARLRRLLFRYTDDLASERVCRLIEQH from the coding sequence ATGGTCCCTCGCAGTATCGTCAATGACGTTCGATCGCTAGCCTACGATATTGCCACACTCATCGTTTCGGCACTATCGCAGTTCATACCGAAAAATGACCATAAAATCCTATTCTTCTCAGCACCCGACTTCTCCGATAATGCAAAGTACGTCTACGACAAAATGCTCGAATCGGGCTTCAATGAAACCTACCAGTTGATTTGGTGCGTCTACTCGCCGGCCCCCGCAAACCACGTCATCCGCCGCTCACGTGAATACCTCTACCACGCGCTGACGGCAAAGTATATCATCAGCACCCACGGAACACCCGCCTGGAAGTCCAGAAACCAGGTCAGCATCGAACTATGGCACGGCCTCCCCCTGAAGACGATCGGGCACTTTGCCGATACTGACTACCCGAACGCCGCCGCGAGACTCTCCGCGGCACAGAGGCTGCGGGGGTTTGCGAACTCCGTGGACTATCTCATCACAACCTCGGAATTCGAGCGGATGATCTTCTCTTCCGCTTTCCTGATCGATCCGGGGAGAGTCCTGATCCTCGGGCAGCCCCGGTGCGATGCTCTTTACAGGCCCGGAGCTTCCGGGATAGACGCACTCTGCCGTATCCTCGACCGGAACGATATTGTTAGGAAGAGGAACCTGCTGTATCTTCCCACCTTCCGGGAGTACGATTCCGGTGCGAGCCGTAAAATTCTGGAAGAGATCCTCGCAAGCGAGAAGTTTCGCCGGTTCGTGAAGGACGAGAACCTGCTGTTCATCTGCAAGCCTCACTCTCACGATGAGGGTGCGTTTCAGGCGTACAACGGAGAGCACATCCACATACTCTTAAACGATGACCTGCAGAAATCCGGTAATACCATCTACGACTTCCTGAACGCCGTCGACATCCTGGTTACCGATTACTCGTCGGTGTACTTCGACTACCTTCACCTGAACCGGCCAATCGTCTTCCACGTGCCCGACATTGAGGATTATCGGGCGCAGAGAGGCTTTATTCTCGAACCGTTTCGCGACTGGGCGCCGGGGGAGATCTCGACCGATGTCGATGAACTGATAGGAGCCCTTACGAGTACCCTCGCCGGCCCGGACAGGTGGGAGCCGGAGAGGGCCAGGCTCCGACGGTTATTGTTCAGGTACACCGACGATCTCGCATCTGAAAGAGTCTGCAGACTGATCGAGCAACATTAA